The genomic window GTCGGCATTCTCGGGGGCCCGCTCACCTATTCAGGGCGCCTGCCCAACAAGGCCCACCCCCACCTCTTCATCACGGACGAAGTCTTCGATATCCGCCATGGACTGCTTGCAGAAGCCCTGGCCGAGGTGCGCATTGATCCCGACATCGCGGCCATCTGGCTGGAACGCGACGAGCTGTTCCGCAAGGTCATTGTCAAGAAGTCCGTCTCCGAGTGCCATGGCCGCTACAAGACAGAAGCCGTGATCGCACCGGCAAAGCCCTGAGCGGCCCCAAAAAGAAAGGGCGGTTCCAAAGAACCGCCCTTCCCCATAATTGAAATGTCCTGAAGCCTAGCGCTTGGAGAACTGGAAGCTCCGGCGGGCTTTCGCGCGGCCATACTTCTTACGTTCAACAACGCGGCTGTCGCGTGTCAGGAAGCCACCAGCCTTGAGCGTGCGGCGCAGGCCAGGCTCAAACAAGGTCAGAGCCTTGGAGATGCCGTGACGCACGGCGCCAGCCTGACCGGACAGACCGCCACCGGTGACGGTGCAGACAATGTCAAACTCGGAGGCACGTTCCGTCACAACGAGAGGCTGATTGACCAGCATCCGCAGCACGGGGCGTGCGAAGTACTTTTCCTGGTCGCGGCCGTTGACCGTGATGACGCCAGTGCCGCGCTTGATCCAGACGCGGGCGACCGCATCCTTACGCTTGCCAGTGGCATAGGAGCGGCCAAGCTCGTCAATCTTCGGATCAGGAAGAACCTCAGGTTCTGCATCAACAACCGGTGCGTCCGTGACGGCGGCTGTCATTGCATCGCCCAGATCTTCCAGGGACTTGGTTTCTGTTTCTGACATTCTCTAGTCCCTCGGCGTATTCTTGGAGTTCATGGACGCAATATCCAGCACTTCAGGCTGCTGAGCCTCATGCGGATGCTCAGTGCCCGGGTAGATCTTCAGGTTGGACATCTGCGCGCGGGACAGGGGTCCGCCCGGCAGCATGCGCTGCACGGCTTTGCGGACGATGTCCTCAGGGTTCTTGCTGGCAAGAATCCGCGTCGGATTGGTTTCCTTGATACCGCCCGGGTGGCCCGTGTGACGGTAATAGATCTTGTCGGTCATCTTCTTGCCGGTCAGAGCGATCTTGCTGGCATTGATGACGACGATGTTGTCACCGCAATCCATGTGCGGTGTGAAAGTGGGCTTGTGCTTGCCGCGAAGGCGTGTCGCGATGATGGTGGCCATACGCCCCACCACAAGGCCTTCAGCGTCGATAAGCACCCACTTCTTCTCAATATTTGAGGGGGTTGCTGTAAAAGTCTTCATTGGTCTTTTGGGTATCCTGGTAGGTGCAGCCCCAAGTGGGAGCCTTGCCGGAAAACAAAGCGCCGGACGCGATTGCCCGGCGAAACGTGACGTTGCGCGGGTTATCTAGGACGGCGCCTTTCATGTCAATCGGCGAATGCCCGAAAAAGCGCAATAAAACCAGCGGCTTCCATCTGCGGTATTTTGATACCCCAAATTTGGCGCGTCACCTAATTGATTGAATTGAGGGGCCATTTCCCGTTCAATCACTCGGGGATAATCAAAGGTTAATGGCATTGCTTGGGGTGGTGCCGGGACCTTGCGCTTTGAAGCGCGCGTAAACTGGGGAAATCATCATGCCGGACGACGGTAGCAATCCGAGTGCACAGGGGTCTTCGCAGGCCAAACCGGCTGAAACGCCGACGCAAAAGGCTCCTGCGCCTGCCCCAACACCGGCAGCGGCCCGGCCCGCTGCACCCCGTCCCCTCTCTCAATCAGCGCCTGCGCCCACCAGAGCACCTGCACCGGCAACCCCGGTCGCGGATGGCAAGCTCGTGCTCGGCAAGGGGGTGTCATTGGCAGGCCACGTCACCAACGCTGTCAGTGTCCTGGTCGAGGGTGATTTCAGTCAGGCGACCATCGAGGCCGGTGAACTGGTGATTGGCCAGGCCGGCCGCATCACCGGTCAGGCCGTCGTGACAAGCGCTGAAGTCCGCGGGCATTTTGAAGGTGAGTTGACCGTTCAGGACGAATTGATCGTCCATGAAACCGGCAGCGTCAGCGGCACCATTCGGTATGGCGAGTTTCAGGCAACCCGGGGCGCCCGCCTGGAAGGCGATATCCGCACCATTGGCTCCGAGGCCCCTGCCCGCGCAGATGCACCTGCGGAGGCGGAGCCCGCTGAAGTTCAGGCCGAGGCACCGGCCCCCGAGCCAGACAAACGCAGCATCGGCGGCATGCTTCGGCGCAAATAGCGCTTGGCCACTTGGCCAACTGACGTCTTGAGGGGGGCTGACGCGGTCCCTCCGGGGCCTTAGGCTTTCCCAAATGCATTTGGGAGGATGCCTCATGTCACACGCCGCTGCTGCCGTCGCTGATCCGGTTCTGATTGAACACCTGGACAAAGGCGTCGCCCGCCTGACGCTGAACCGTCCAAAGGCGCGCAACAGCCTGTCGGATGCGTTGATCGCGTCACTCCATGAAGCCGTGACCCGTTTGGGCAATGACCCTGCCGCCCGCGTCATCATTCTCGATGGTGCCGGCCCCGGCTTTTGCGCTGGCCATGATCTCAAGGAAATGACGGCCCACCGTCAGGATGCGGATGGCGGCAAGGCCTATTTTCAGGATCTGGTGTCGCGCTGTTCGGCCATGATGCAGGCCATCGTGCGCTGCCCCAAGCCGGTGATCGCTCGCGTGCATGGCATTGCGACCGCTGCCGGCTGCCAGCTTGTTGCCAGCTGCGATCTCGCACTCGCCAGCAACGACGCGCACTTTGCAACGCCGGGGGTCAATATCGGCCTGTTCTGTTCAACACCTATGGTGGCGCTCTCTCGAAACGTCTCGCGCAAGCACGCCATGGAGATGCTGTTGCTGGGCGAAATGCTGGATGCCAAACGCGCCGCGCAATTCGGGCTCATCAATCACTGCGTGTCAGGTGACTTTCTTGATGAAGAAGTAAACGCCTGGGCCAAGCGCATTGCCGCAAAATCCTCCCACACGCTGGCCATCGGCAAGCAAGCCTTCTACGACCAGCTTGAGCACGGCCTGAGCGACGCCTACGCCTATGCAGGTCAGGTCATGGTGCAAAACATGATGGCGCACGATGCCGAGGAAGGCATCACAGCCTTCATCGAGAAGCGCAGTCCTACCTGGGAAGATCGGTAAGCAAAGTGTCACCCTCGCACTTTACCGGTAAAGTCCCTGAACAATTCAAGCAGTTTACAGGCTTCTTCCATCAGGACATGGACGGAGGATTTGAGGAAGCTATCAGTGCATATGTGGATGGCGCGCCACCGGGTGAAGCGCTACTAGTTACACAATACTTTCAGGCCGTAATTGACCTCAATCTTGACGATAGCCAACTTAAATCATTCTGGTTTGACTGGGCCTTGGCCGAGTGGGGCCCGGCTCGAGAAATGCAGGAATTTCTTCAAGAACTACAAGACATGTTGACGGCGGCCATCGAGAAGAAAGCGGCGACTAATGAGTAGAACGAACCGCGTCGATGTAAATTTTCCCGATGGTTTCTTTGTGCTCGATAAAAGTCCTCAGGACTCTCTCATCGAAAATATCCGGCGTAATCCGCCCTTCCCCATTCGACAACGCCTGGCACACCTCCTCATGAGTTTTGCCCGGCTTGTAGGATCGTTCCCGGCGTAACGCGTCATAGACATCGCACAAGCTGACAATGCGCGACGCCATGCTCGTCTGATTGTTTCTCAGCCCATAGGGATAGCCCGAGCCATCCGCGTGCTCGTGATGCTCTAGGGCAATCTGGCTGGCCAGTCTCATGAGTGGAAATTTCGCGGTCTGCAGTATCTTGGCGCCCGCCAAGGCATGCCCCTGCATGATCCGGTTCTGGTCCGGCGTCAGGACACCTGACGCGTGCAGGATGGCCGGTGGGATCGACATCTTGCCAACGTCATGAAGTCGTGCGGCAAGGCCGATGGCTTCGGCTTCCTCTGGTGACGAGCCCATAAAGGTCGCGATATGTTTGGCAAGAAGGCCCACCGTGTGCTCGTGGTCAGCCGTGTGCGCATCTGTGGCTGAATGCGCGGCATGGACACACGACAGTGCATCCACATGGGCGGCATTCAAAAGATGGACTGCAGGCATGATCAACCCTTCCTGCCCCAACGATTAAAGCAGCGGGATTAAGGTCTGATTACTAATAGTTGCGGTCCGGTTGCAATTTCTGCAGTTCGGGGTGATGGCTCATTCTGGAATTTGAGGGTTTGTGCCAGAAACACCCACCCATCTGACTGGACGACCGCATGACGCCCGGTGTTTAGTGCCTGTCCACAAATCGGGACCATCCAATGCCCACCTATTCAGACGATCTCATCCGCACCCTCTTTGAAAACACCAAGGTCATTGCCCTTGTTGGCGCGAGTCCGAAGTCCCATCGCGCAAGCAACGAAGTGATGGGCTTCCTGCTGCGCGAAGGCTTTGACGTGTATCCGGTCAACCCGCTCAAGGTCGGCCAGGAAATTCACGGACGGACGGTTCTGGCATCCCTTGCCGACGTCCCGGTGCCCATCGACATGGTGGATGTGTTCCGCAATGCGAGTGTTGCCGGTGAGACCGTGGACGAGGCCATCGCCGTGGGGGCCAAATCCGTATGGATGCAGCTGGGCGTCATTGACGAGGCCGCAGCCAAACGGGGGGAAGCGGCCGGACTGACAGTCATCATGGACCGCTGCCCCGCCATCGAAATTCCGCGCCTTCGGGCCGCATGAACCAACATCTTCAGACCACAAAATGATCCGTACAGGGAGTACAACAGATGAGTGAACAGGGATTTTCAACACGCGCCGTCCACGCAGGCGCGGCCCCCGACCCCACCACCGGCGCCCGCGCCACACCGATCTACCAGACATCATCCTATGTATTTGACGATGTGGACCATGCCGCCCGGCTGTTTGGCCTGCAGGAATTCGGCAATATCTACAGCCGTATCATGAACCCCACGCAGGCTGTGCTTGAAGAGCGCATCGCATCGCTTGAAGGCGGTACGGCGGCATTGGCCACAGCCTCTGGTCATGCGGCACAGCTGTTGATTTTCCACGCCATCATGCAGCCCGGTGACCGCTTTGTGGCCGCCAAGCAGCTTTATGGCGGCTCCATCAACCAGTTCGGCCACGCCTTCAAGAAGTTTGACTGGCATGTGGACTGGGTCGACATGGCGGACCCGGCTGCCGTGAAGGCCGCGATTGGCCCCAAGACCCGTGCGATCTTCATGGAGTCCATTGCCAACCCCGGTGGCGTTGTTCAGGACGTGACGGCGATCGCGGCGATTGCCAAGGAAGCGGGCATTCCGCTCATCGTCGACAACACCATGGCGACACCCTATCTGTGCCGCCCCATTGAATTGGGGGCGGACATCGTCTGCCACTCGCTGACCAAGTTCATTGGCGGTCATGGCAACTCCATCGGCGGGATCATCGTGGACGCCGGCACCTTTGACTGGTCTGCCTCCGGCAACTACCCGACCCTGTCCGAACCGTGTGACAGCTATCACGGCCTTAAGATGCACGAGACCTTCGGCAACATCGCCTTTGCGATCACCTGCCGTGTGCTCGGCCTGCGCGACCTTGGTCCCGCCATCTCACCGCAGAATGCGTTCCTGCTGCTGACAGGGTGTGAAACCCTGGCCCTGCGCATGGAACGTCATTGCCAGAACGCCATCACCGTTGCCGAGCACCTCAAGGGCCATGACAAGGTCTCCTGGGTGTCCTATGCGGGCCTGAAGGAAGATCCGGGTCACGCCTTGATGCAGAAGATCAGCCCCAAGGGCGCCGGTGCCGTCTTCACCTTCGGGCTGAAGGGTGGATTTGAAGCAGGCAAGACCCTGTGCAACTCGGTGGAGATGCTGTCTCACCTGGCCAATATCGGCGACACCAAGTCCCTGATCATTCACCCCGCGTCCACCACCCACGCCCAGCTGTCACCGGAGCAACGTGCAGCAGCGGGCGCCGGTGATGACACCGTGCGTGTGTCTGTCGGCATTGAAGATGCCGCCGACATCATTGCGGATATTGATCAGGCTCTGGCCAAGGCCTGAGTGCGACCCGCATCGGGCGTACCGTGGACAGCGATGTGAAGCTGCACCATGGCGACGCCCAGCACGATGACCGCGCCGAACTGGTGGAGTCCGCCAAGCCAGACCGGCACCACGGCAACCAGCGTCCAGATGCCAATGAGTATCTGGACGCTGATCGCTGTCGCAAACCACATGGCGGCCCGGCGCTGAAGCCTGTCTGCCCCAGCCGCCACGACGCGCCAGCAGAAAATCACAGTCAGTATGGCAATGAGATAGGCCACCATCCGGTGATTGAACTGGACGGTCAGATGCTGCTCGAACGCCGCCGCAGGCACGGTGTAGATCCCGTCTGGAATAAATGCCCCATCCATGAGCGGCCAGGTGTTGTAGATCATCCCGGCATCGAGCCCGGCCACAAACGCACCCAGCACAATTTGCACATAGACCAGCAGCACTAGCCCGCCGGTCCAGCCGACCCAACGGCGATGTATCTCGTCGGCCGTGCCGCGGAGAATATCAAGCGCCACCCAGACCAGCGCCGCGAAGATCAGGAACGCCAGTCCCAGATGGGCTGCCAGCCGGTATTGGGAGACACTGACACGCTCCGTGAGGCCGGACGCGACCATGTACCAGCCCATGAAGCCCTGCATCCCGCCTAGTACAAACAGGCCGGCGCAAACCCATGCCAACCGCCCGCGAAGGCGGCCCGTGGCGAGAAACCAGACGAAGGGCACGAAGAACGCCAGACCAATCAACCGGCCTAGAAACCGATGCCCCCACTCCCACCAGTAGATGGTCTTGAATTCGTCCAGGCTCATGCCCTTGTTGACCAGCTGGTACTGCGGGATTTGCCGATACTTGTCGAACTCTTCCTGCCACATCTCGGCACTCAGCGGCGGGATCGACCCGGTCACCGGTTTCCACTCGGTGATCGACAGGCCGGACCCGGTCAAACGCGTCAGACCACCGACAACCACCATCAACGCGACGAGGGCGGCAACACCCAGCAGCCAGATGGCAATGGGACGGGTATCTGTACGGCTGGTTTCCAACGGGCTGCTCATGGGACGGATTGACGCTCGGGCTGGTGCTTTTGGCCATCTCGGCCTAAATGACTGAGTTCGAGTGACAACATAGACTGATGAACCCCACGTGCGCAGCGGCGCGATGCCGCATCATATGGCAGACCACCATGGATCCATCAGTGACCGATTTTGGAGACCGCCCATGACATTCGGCATTCCCATGCGCTGGCGCAAACTCATTGGCCTCGTGGTGCTGCTGGTGTTCATGTTCCTCTATGCGATGTTTGTAATGACATTTGCGGTCTACAAACTTCCCGAAAACGGCATCTTGGAGTTCGCCTATTTTCTGGCAGCCGGTATTCTGTGGGCCATTCCGGCGGGCTTCCTCATCAAGTGGATGCAGATACCTGACCCCGGCACCCCGCCGCAGCAAATCTAGTCTGCCGTCTGTTGGTCTCTCGCAATTTCAGTGATGAGATCTGCTGCCTGACGCGCGCCGCCCTCAGCCCTTAGCAAGCTGCCAATGTCCTCTGCAGCCGATGCAATGGCTGGATCAAGCGCCTGGATGATGCGATCAGCCAGGACCTGTCCGGTGATTTTCTTTTGCTTCACCGGGCGTGGCCCGGCGCCAAGGCGAGCCACCACATACCCCCAGAACGGCTGATCGCCAAATACGGGACAGATGACCGTCGGCCGCCCCCAGCGCAAACCTTCGTGCGTGCTGCCGGCACCGCCATGGTGCACCACAGCCGCACAGCGCGGGAACAGCCAGCTGTGAGGCGCGCTCTCCAATGCAAAATGCTGCGGCGGAAGATCACCGCCGGATAACCCGCTCCAGCCGGTTGCGATGATGCCGCGTTGCCCGGCCATGTCCAATGCAGCCACAACATCGCGCGTCAGTGCCCGGGCGTCCTGCGATGGCATGCTCCCAAAGCCGACATAAACTGGAGCAGGACCAGCACTCAAGAATGCCTCGAGATCGGCAGGCGGCTGCCAGGTGTCATCAGGGTCAACGAACCAGTAACCGGTTGTCCTTTCGTGGATGCCATAATCATCCGGACTCGGAACAAGGTGCTGGCTGAAGGCGTGAAACCGCGGCACGGGATTGCCCGCAGGGTGATACCCGGTCAGGACATCAATCGAAGATTTGGAGGGCACGTCCTGGCGCTTGGCAAACCATTTCCTGAGGAGTGAGCTGTAGCCGAGCCGCGTCAGCCACAGGAATGCGCGGTTCAGTCGCCGCGTCAGCAATCCGGATCGTCGCCAAGGATAAATCGGGTTTGGAAAGGCACCTGTGAGGGTATACGCGGGCTGCAGGTAAACAGGCATGGCCATGATGCCCAAGGAGCGCGCCGCATAAACCGCTGAAAAGGCCTTGGGGTGATAGACGATGACATCAGGGTGTTCGCGATGAGCCACGTCCCAGACATCCTGCAGCTGCGTCTGCATCAGGTCCTGAGAAAGCCGCCACGCGCGGATGAGCCCACGCACCGACCGCATGCCCTCCATCAGGACGGAGCCTTCCAGCTCAGCCTGCATATCAACGGAAACAGGCGCTGACCGAAGCCCCGCCTTTTCAATCATGTCTGTGAAGTTGGCGGCCGTTGAGACAGCCACATCGTGGCCATCTGATTTGAGCGCGCACCCAAGCGCGATGAAAGGTTGAACATCGCCACGTGACCCCAACGTCATCAACAAAATGCGCACAAGGTCACCTTTCTACCCCACGACGGCCTCATGTGGCGGACGCACAGGGCAGTGACAAGGCTTAGTCGAAACGGCCAAACGTCATCTTGTTGAGGGCAAGAAAGGCAACCATGAAGATGGCAATCGCAATAATGGCGGACATGACACGTCTTTCGTCTGGGGGCGACTCATCGGGAGCCGCCGTGATTTGATCAACTGCGGCGGACTATAGAGGGTTCCCCTCCAATTCCAAGATGCGGCTTTTTGGCCGTTCGCTCGTTTCCGACCATGGGTCATTTTTGTTTTGACGCACCGGCATGAAGGGCTGACACTCTCCCCAAGCCGCAAAGGGCATTCAAAAAAACGACCCGGAGGAACCCCATGTCAGCCAATATGTCAGCCATACGTTCAGGTCTCATCGCGGCCGCCTTTGCCTTTGCAGCAGGTCCGGTCATCGCCGAAGACTATGCTGCTCCAGCAGCGGACGCGTCGGCATCTGCCGCGGAAGAAGCCCCGCAGATGACAACCGGCAATGGTGAGGAAAACTGGATCATCACCGAAGGTGCCACACGTAACGGCGCGACCTTCACGTTTCCCGAAGTTCACATTGCAGAAAATGGCTGGCTGGTGATGCATCCCTTTGAGGACGGCAAACCCAATGGCGACATTTATGTGGGTCATACCTATGTGGGCAAGGGAACCAATGCCGACGTGGAAATCACCGTCGACGATGAGCCAGCCGTCGGCGAGATGTTTATTGTGATGCTTCACAGCGACGTCAACGAGGACAAGGTGTTTGACTTTGTGTTCGTCAATGAGCGCGAAGTGGCAGACAAGGCCGTGTTCGAGGGCATGAAGATGATTGCCCACCCCTACCCGGCACCCTAGTCCGCACTCTGGACGGCAGCACGGGTCCTAAGCGACATTCACCCGGCGGAACTTGTTCCAAAGGGCGAATGGCGCACCACCCAGCAGGACTTCAACAAGATCAACATCCTGAAAGTCGCCATTAAGCGACAGGCGCGGCAAGGCCCGCAGATGATTGCCATGGGCATCAAACAACAGGCCCTTGCGCGTCGTCACGGCAGACGCAAAGCGCTGCTCTGAAGACAGATCAAACTCGCGCAGACCAGCGGACCCTTCGTCCCCATAGGGATAGGCAAAGTGGCGTGGCCGCACGCCAAGCTCTGACTCAAGACGCGCTGTACCCGCCATCATGTCTTCGCGCGCCCGGTCCAGTGGCAGTTTTGCCAGCGCAAAGTGTGAGGCCGTATGCGCCCCGATGGTGCATAGCGGATGATCATTGAGGCGGCGCACATCGTCCCAGCGCATGGAGAGCGAGGACGCCAGGGCCTGTCCATCGACACCGGCAAGCTCTGCAAGGCGGGCAACCGCATGTCGCGCATCATCCTCGCTGACATCACGCAGACGCCAATAGACACTTTCCCACGCGCCACGCATTTCCTTTTCGGTGTGGGCAGCGTGGGAGATCGTCTCGCCACCGATGTCCATTTCGACATGGTCCAGTGCCCGGATGGAGGCTTCAAGCGTCAGCCACCAAAGATCGGCAATACCGTCCGGCAGGTCGGACGCCACATAGACCGCAAATGGCGCGGCATGCTTTTCAAAGATCGGCAGCGCCAGATCAGCATTGTCGAGATAGCCATCGTCAAAGGTAAAGGCTGCAAAGGGACCCGGACCTCCCTTGCGCAACCGACGAACCATCTCGTCCAGATCGACAATGTCATATCCCAGGTCGCGAACCCGCGAGATCACCGCATCAAGAAATGCCGGTGTTACTTCCAGACCCCGGTTGGGTGCGAAATCATGTGACCGCGGTGCCTGCTCCACCACGCGATGCAGCATGAAGATGGCCCCAAGACCGCGCCAGCTATTGCCCAGCACCCGATGCGCCCGCGTTGTGCGCAGGGTGCTCAGACCAAACTTCAAGACATCACTGCCAACCAGACGCATCGCCAAAACTCACCGCTGCAATTAACCAGGCCGCAGACTACCGCCCAGTGATTGCCAAGCGATTGACGCGGCCTTGCGCGGACACAAAAGACGCAATGGCACCCTTTTTGCGGATAGACCCTTAGAAATCGGGTCCCCAAAAGGTAATCACATGAACGCCAGCGCAGCTCTGAAACACGAAGAACTGTTGAATAATCAACAGTTTGTCGACCCCATCGGGGCTGACGACATGGTTTTCAGCACGACCAGCGACATCGCGTCGCTCCAGCGCATCTGGCGCAACCTGGAGCAACGAAGCGCCGCGCATGTGTTCCAAACATGGGCCTGGGTCTCAAATTGGCACAGTCACATCGGGCAGGCGCGCGGCATCACCCCGCATATCATTATGGCGAGCAGTCCCGACGGTACGTTGCGCGCCCTCCTGCCCATGGGCATCGAGACCCGTGCCGGGCTGCGGACACTGGTCTGGCTCGGCGATGAACATGCGGACTTCAAGGGGCCGGTGATCGACAAGTCCCTGCTCGCAGGTCTGACAACCGACGCCACGAAAAAACTCTTTGATAAAGCCTTCCGTCTCACCCGTGGGATCGACGCGGTGAAGCTGGTCGACATGCCAACGTTGCTGAATGATGCCCTGCACCCGCTGCTGGTCTATCCCAGTCAGCTGGCACCGGCGGGATCTCATTCCCTGACCATCAACGAAACGTTCGACGCCCTCTACAAGGCCCGGCGCGGCAGTTCCTCGCGCAAGAAACTGCGGCAGAGATCACGACGGCTGGCAGAGGCCGCTGGCCCCACAAAGTTCAAGGTCGCGCGGACACCTCAGGCACGCTCGGAAGCCATCTCCGTGCTGATTGAACAAAAACGTGCCCGACTGGCTGAAATGGGTGCCGGGGACATTTTCGCATCCTCCAATGTGCGTGCGTTCTATCGCACCCTCGCTGAGCAGCACCCGGAGATTTGCCAGCTCTCCACCTTCCAGGCCGGTGATGACATTGTTGCCGCCAACTGGGGCCTGACCTGGGGCAGCCGGTACTACTACGTGCTGTCCACCATGACCGACGGGGAGTACCGCACTTATTCGCCTGGTCAGTTGCACCTCAATGAGCTTATCGAGTGGAGCACCATTCGTGGCTTTGACGTGTTCGATTTCACGGTCGGCGATGAAGACTACAAGGATGACTGGTGTGACACGTCAACGGACCTTTTTGACGTTTACATTGGCTTAACCATCAAGGGCCGCGCCCTTGCTTGGGGGCAGGCAAAAACCCGCGCCGCGAAGCGTTTCATCAAGCAGTCGCCACGTCTGTGGTCTGTGGCAAAAAGGCTCAGAAAACGGCTGTATGACTACCGAACGCATACGGCTTAGTAACCCCCTTATGCGACTGTTTCGCTGAACACACAGCCAGCACCGGCTTTGATTTTAGTGAACTGTTACATTTGGGGAGCCCCAGGCATGTCCCGCATTCTGGATATCACACAAGAAAATGCCGATCGTTTTTCGACCGGCACCGTGCAGGCCAAGCACCGCTTTTTGGAAAGCGGCCTGTTCGAGGACGATGCGCTCGCGGAGCTGATTGAAGGCTATCCCGAAGAGCATATGAGCATCCACACAACAACACTCAATCCCGACGGTGTGGAGACCTGGCGTCATGGCTCCATGAAGGGCCGCACCGGTGCTGATGTGATTGAGGCGATCAAACATGGCAAGCTCTGGATCAACCTCCAGCACATGGAAGACGTCGCGCCACGTTACCACGCGCTGGTCGCCCGGGCGCTTGATGATGTGACGGAGAAAAATCCGTCTCTCAAGCACATGCGGCACAACACCGGCATTCTGATTTCCAGCCCGTCGGCGCGGGTGCTCTATCACTGCGATATTTCGCCGGTGGTCCTGTGCCACATCCGGGGTGCAAAGCGTCTTTGGCTCTATCCCAACACGGACGAGTTCATTTCAAACAACTCTCGCGAGCAGGTCGTGCTGCGCGAAACGGAAGAAGAAGTGCCCTACTCCGAAGACATGGATGCCCATGCCCAGGTCTTTGATCTGAAGCCCGGTGATCTTCTGTCCTGGGAAATGCAGGCACCGCATCGCGTGGACAACATCGAAGGTCTCAATGTGTCCATGACAACGGCCTACTACACGCCCGAAGCCATGAAGCAGTATGGCGTCATCTACGGCAATGGCGTGCTGCGTCGTCTGTTCGGCATGAACCCTAAAAGCGTCGACACCAAGGGCCTTGCCGCCATGATCAAGTGCGGGCTGGCCTTTGCCGTGAAGAAGACCGGCGTCCTTGAGGCCAATGAACGCGAATTCGTCACGACCTTCGAGGTCGATCCCACGCAGGAGCTTGGCTATGTGGAGTTTGAGGGACATCGGGCCTAGCGCCTGATGTTCGCCCAGGTGCACACATGTCTCAGAATGCCGCGTCACCCACATCCATAATCAGGTCTCCCGCGTCATCTGCCGGTGACGCATCGCTGCACATTGTCCGGTCAATCGACGATGTGCAGTACCGGGTTTCGATCTACCACAATCTGGATGACTGCGCCGTTGCGTGGCGGTTGCTGGAGCAAACAGCTCACGCGACGGCCTT from Candidatus Phaeomarinobacter ectocarpi includes these protein-coding regions:
- a CDS encoding group I truncated hemoglobin, with translation MQAQRATSEVPLIDVIGGRDVVLRVHRVFYGKVYAHPWLKGFFANSDRQHQENQLTDFFVGILGGPLTYSGRLPNKAHPHLFITDEVFDIRHGLLAEALAEVRIDPDIAAIWLERDELFRKVIVKKSVSECHGRYKTEAVIAPAKP
- the rpsI gene encoding 30S ribosomal protein S9 yields the protein MSETETKSLEDLGDAMTAAVTDAPVVDAEPEVLPDPKIDELGRSYATGKRKDAVARVWIKRGTGVITVNGRDQEKYFARPVLRMLVNQPLVVTERASEFDIVCTVTGGGLSGQAGAVRHGISKALTLFEPGLRRTLKAGGFLTRDSRVVERKKYGRAKARRSFQFSKR
- the rplM gene encoding 50S ribosomal protein L13, whose translation is MKTFTATPSNIEKKWVLIDAEGLVVGRMATIIATRLRGKHKPTFTPHMDCGDNIVVINASKIALTGKKMTDKIYYRHTGHPGGIKETNPTRILASKNPEDIVRKAVQRMLPGGPLSRAQMSNLKIYPGTEHPHEAQQPEVLDIASMNSKNTPRD
- a CDS encoding bactofilin family protein, yielding MPDDGSNPSAQGSSQAKPAETPTQKAPAPAPTPAAARPAAPRPLSQSAPAPTRAPAPATPVADGKLVLGKGVSLAGHVTNAVSVLVEGDFSQATIEAGELVIGQAGRITGQAVVTSAEVRGHFEGELTVQDELIVHETGSVSGTIRYGEFQATRGARLEGDIRTIGSEAPARADAPAEAEPAEVQAEAPAPEPDKRSIGGMLRRK
- a CDS encoding enoyl-CoA hydratase, producing MSHAAAAVADPVLIEHLDKGVARLTLNRPKARNSLSDALIASLHEAVTRLGNDPAARVIILDGAGPGFCAGHDLKEMTAHRQDADGGKAYFQDLVSRCSAMMQAIVRCPKPVIARVHGIATAAGCQLVASCDLALASNDAHFATPGVNIGLFCSTPMVALSRNVSRKHAMEMLLLGEMLDAKRAAQFGLINHCVSGDFLDEEVNAWAKRIAAKSSHTLAIGKQAFYDQLEHGLSDAYAYAGQVMVQNMMAHDAEEGITAFIEKRSPTWEDR
- a CDS encoding HD-GYP domain-containing protein yields the protein MPAVHLLNAAHVDALSCVHAAHSATDAHTADHEHTVGLLAKHIATFMGSSPEEAEAIGLAARLHDVGKMSIPPAILHASGVLTPDQNRIMQGHALAGAKILQTAKFPLMRLASQIALEHHEHADGSGYPYGLRNNQTSMASRIVSLCDVYDALRRERSYKPGKTHEEVCQALSNGEGRITPDIFDERVLRTFIEHKETIGKIYIDAVRSTH
- a CDS encoding CoA-binding protein → MPTYSDDLIRTLFENTKVIALVGASPKSHRASNEVMGFLLREGFDVYPVNPLKVGQEIHGRTVLASLADVPVPIDMVDVFRNASVAGETVDEAIAVGAKSVWMQLGVIDEAAAKRGEAAGLTVIMDRCPAIEIPRLRAA
- a CDS encoding O-acetylhomoserine aminocarboxypropyltransferase — translated: MSEQGFSTRAVHAGAAPDPTTGARATPIYQTSSYVFDDVDHAARLFGLQEFGNIYSRIMNPTQAVLEERIASLEGGTAALATASGHAAQLLIFHAIMQPGDRFVAAKQLYGGSINQFGHAFKKFDWHVDWVDMADPAAVKAAIGPKTRAIFMESIANPGGVVQDVTAIAAIAKEAGIPLIVDNTMATPYLCRPIELGADIVCHSLTKFIGGHGNSIGGIIVDAGTFDWSASGNYPTLSEPCDSYHGLKMHETFGNIAFAITCRVLGLRDLGPAISPQNAFLLLTGCETLALRMERHCQNAITVAEHLKGHDKVSWVSYAGLKEDPGHALMQKISPKGAGAVFTFGLKGGFEAGKTLCNSVEMLSHLANIGDTKSLIIHPASTTHAQLSPEQRAAAGAGDDTVRVSVGIEDAADIIADIDQALAKA
- a CDS encoding COX15/CtaA family protein encodes the protein MSSPLETSRTDTRPIAIWLLGVAALVALMVVVGGLTRLTGSGLSITEWKPVTGSIPPLSAEMWQEEFDKYRQIPQYQLVNKGMSLDEFKTIYWWEWGHRFLGRLIGLAFFVPFVWFLATGRLRGRLAWVCAGLFVLGGMQGFMGWYMVASGLTERVSVSQYRLAAHLGLAFLIFAALVWVALDILRGTADEIHRRWVGWTGGLVLLVYVQIVLGAFVAGLDAGMIYNTWPLMDGAFIPDGIYTVPAAAFEQHLTVQFNHRMVAYLIAILTVIFCWRVVAAGADRLQRRAAMWFATAISVQILIGIWTLVAVVPVWLGGLHQFGAVIVLGVAMVQLHIAVHGTPDAGRTQALARA
- a CDS encoding DUF2842 domain-containing protein, producing the protein MTFGIPMRWRKLIGLVVLLVFMFLYAMFVMTFAVYKLPENGILEFAYFLAAGILWAIPAGFLIKWMQIPDPGTPPQQI